The proteins below come from a single Mycolicibacterium sp. TY81 genomic window:
- the phaZ gene encoding poly(3-hydroxyalkanoate) depolymerase, producing the protein MTVTERYVSVGGQRLRVRIDHGTDPSAVPLVLCNGIGASLEVLDPFVEQMPGTVIRFDVPGTGGSPTSFAPYGFPYLAWVLGRLLNKLGFTVVDILGLSWGGALAQQFAFQNPRRCRRLVLVATGTGAVMVPGHPRVLAKMVTPKRFSNASYAASIAGELYGGTVRQHGDDIAKLFLQQLHAGSKIGYVHQLMAGAVWTSIHALPAVRQDTLIVAGTDDPIIPVANARIMNFLLPHSHLHLHSGGHVDLITNAGELAPVIAQFLNEPGERA; encoded by the coding sequence ATGACCGTCACCGAGCGGTATGTGTCGGTCGGCGGCCAGCGGCTGCGGGTTCGCATCGACCATGGCACCGATCCGAGCGCGGTTCCGCTGGTGCTCTGCAACGGCATCGGCGCCAGCCTGGAGGTGCTCGACCCCTTCGTCGAGCAGATGCCGGGTACCGTCATCCGGTTCGACGTCCCCGGCACCGGCGGGTCACCAACGTCGTTCGCGCCCTATGGCTTTCCCTACCTGGCCTGGGTGCTGGGCCGGCTGCTGAACAAACTGGGGTTCACGGTCGTCGACATCCTCGGTCTGTCGTGGGGTGGGGCGCTGGCGCAGCAGTTCGCCTTCCAGAATCCCCGGCGCTGCCGACGGCTGGTGCTGGTGGCCACCGGAACCGGCGCCGTGATGGTGCCCGGACACCCGCGGGTGCTCGCGAAAATGGTGACGCCGAAACGGTTCTCGAACGCTTCGTACGCCGCCTCGATCGCCGGGGAACTGTACGGCGGCACGGTCCGGCAGCATGGCGACGACATCGCCAAGCTGTTCCTGCAGCAGCTGCACGCCGGTTCGAAGATCGGCTACGTACACCAGCTGATGGCCGGCGCGGTGTGGACGAGCATCCACGCGCTGCCGGCGGTCCGGCAGGACACCCTGATCGTGGCGGGCACCGACGACCCCATCATCCCGGTGGCCAACGCACGCATCATGAACTTTCTACTGCCGCACTCGCATCTGCATCTGCATTCCGGCGGGCACGTCGACC
- a CDS encoding alpha/beta hydrolase — protein MATLHPDELAAPLDLLLTSATKPFARRMMPDQAWARMAVSLAKQPGTVLDRGKELARELGDIATGDSDRAPQRADKRFSDVAWQQNPLLHRIMQGYLAASDTAEKLFADADLDWRDEAQMRFVFDNAIEGLAPTNNPLISPLGWKAMIDTGGLSAVRGLKAFARDIMSSPRVPAMVDPDAYTVGETVAVTKGAVVLQTRMFELIQYAPQTPTVHAVPLLMVPPVINKYYIMDIAPGRSMIEYFVQQGQQVFAISWRNPQARHKDWDINAYGAAIIEAIDAVRAITGAAGAHVMASCSGGIITAMTAAHLAETGDGDKVASLTLAVTVLDQDRAGFASAAMSDRAAQAAIATSAKKGYLDGKAMAEMFAWLRPTDLVWRYWVNNYVQGRSPAAFDVLFWNADTTRMAAALHRDMVLMGLHNSLVTPGAMSMLGTPVDLSKITCDAYVIGGIADHISPWQATYRSAKLLGSKDNRYVLSTSGHIAALVNPPGNPKASYRIAQVTDGTPEEWLTEAEKSSDSWWPDYVAWLAERSGDDIDAPTTLGAEGFIAVGPAPGTYVLQK, from the coding sequence ATGGCAACCCTGCACCCCGATGAGCTGGCAGCACCCCTGGACCTGCTGCTCACCAGCGCCACCAAGCCGTTTGCCCGCCGCATGATGCCCGACCAGGCCTGGGCGCGGATGGCCGTCAGCCTGGCCAAGCAGCCGGGCACCGTCCTCGACCGCGGCAAGGAACTGGCCCGCGAGCTCGGCGACATCGCCACCGGCGACTCGGACAGGGCCCCGCAACGCGCCGACAAACGCTTCAGTGATGTTGCCTGGCAACAGAACCCACTACTGCATCGCATCATGCAGGGCTACCTGGCCGCGTCGGACACCGCCGAGAAGCTCTTCGCCGACGCCGACCTGGACTGGCGCGACGAAGCCCAGATGCGGTTCGTGTTCGACAACGCCATCGAAGGCCTGGCCCCCACCAACAACCCATTGATCAGCCCGCTGGGCTGGAAAGCCATGATCGACACCGGCGGCCTCAGCGCCGTCCGCGGCCTGAAAGCCTTTGCCCGCGACATCATGTCGTCGCCGCGAGTGCCGGCCATGGTCGATCCCGACGCTTACACCGTGGGCGAGACGGTTGCCGTCACCAAGGGCGCTGTGGTGCTGCAGACCCGGATGTTCGAGCTGATCCAGTACGCGCCGCAGACCCCGACGGTGCACGCGGTACCGCTGCTGATGGTGCCGCCGGTGATCAACAAGTACTACATCATGGACATCGCCCCCGGCCGCAGCATGATCGAGTACTTCGTGCAGCAGGGCCAGCAGGTGTTCGCCATCTCGTGGCGCAATCCGCAAGCCCGGCACAAGGATTGGGACATCAATGCCTACGGGGCGGCGATCATCGAGGCCATCGACGCGGTGCGGGCCATCACCGGCGCGGCCGGCGCCCACGTCATGGCGAGCTGCTCGGGCGGCATCATCACCGCCATGACGGCCGCGCACCTGGCCGAGACCGGCGACGGCGACAAAGTTGCGAGCCTCACCCTCGCGGTGACGGTCCTGGATCAGGACCGGGCCGGATTCGCTTCCGCCGCAATGAGTGATCGGGCCGCCCAAGCGGCGATCGCGACCTCGGCGAAGAAGGGCTATCTGGACGGCAAGGCCATGGCCGAGATGTTCGCCTGGCTGCGGCCGACCGATCTGGTGTGGCGCTACTGGGTGAACAACTACGTGCAGGGCCGTAGCCCGGCGGCGTTCGACGTCTTGTTCTGGAACGCCGACACCACCCGCATGGCGGCGGCGCTGCACCGCGACATGGTGCTGATGGGCCTGCACAACTCACTGGTCACGCCCGGTGCGATGAGCATGCTCGGCACGCCCGTGGACCTCTCCAAGATCACGTGCGACGCCTACGTCATCGGCGGCATCGCCGACCACATCTCGCCGTGGCAGGCCACCTACCGCAGCGCGAAGTTGTTGGGCAGCAAGGACAATCGCTACGTGCTGTCCACCAGCGGCCACATCGCGGCACTGGTCAACCCGCCCGGGAACCCGAAGGCGTCGTACCGGATCGCCCAGGTGACCGATGGAACACCGGAGGAATGGCTGACCGAGGCCGAAAAGTCCAGTGACTCCTGGTGGCCCGACTACGTCGCGTGGCTGGCCGAACGCAGCGGCGACGACATCGACGCCCCGACGACGCTGGGCGCCGAGGGCTTCATCGCCGTCGGCCCCGCACCCGGCACGTACGTGCTGCAGAAATGA
- a CDS encoding long-chain fatty acid--CoA ligase codes for MTNLAQNLVASRTRRPDSVALRCDDQTYTYAQFDDAAARVATLLRQAGIEPGDRVGVMLPNGPAFVAAFYGILYAGAVAVPMNPLLKAPEIEFYLANTTAKALFAPPAFAGEAQAGAEAAGAGCWVVDDAGLVALIDGLPAQPVPVERADDDTAVVLHTSGTTGKPKGAELTHGGLGRNADVCVRTLLNIGPDDVVMGCLPLFHVFGLTCGLNSAVLAGAALSLLPRFDPARTLELIERDGVTIFEGVPTMYSALLSAAGGASTDTLRIAVSGGAAIPVQVLQDFEKTFDCPVLEGYGLSETSPVAAFNHPDRPRKPGSIGTPVEGVEMRIVDNDGAEVPQGEPGEIEIRGHNVMKGYWNLPEATAKAINADGWFATGDIARTDEDGYYYIVDRKKALIIRGGFNVYPREIEEVLYTHPAVAEAAVVGIPHDSLGEEVGAAVSLKPGLEVAADELREFVKSQVAAYKYPRRIWFLDDLPKGPTGKLLRREITIPTTESDN; via the coding sequence ATGACCAACCTCGCCCAGAACCTCGTCGCCAGCCGCACCCGTCGCCCCGACAGCGTCGCCCTCCGCTGCGACGACCAGACCTACACCTACGCCCAGTTCGACGACGCCGCCGCCCGCGTCGCGACGCTGCTGCGGCAGGCCGGCATCGAGCCGGGTGACCGGGTGGGCGTCATGCTGCCGAACGGTCCGGCTTTCGTTGCCGCCTTCTACGGAATCCTGTACGCCGGCGCCGTCGCAGTGCCGATGAACCCACTGCTCAAGGCCCCGGAGATCGAGTTCTACCTCGCCAACACGACGGCCAAGGCGCTGTTCGCGCCACCGGCCTTCGCCGGCGAGGCGCAGGCCGGCGCCGAGGCCGCCGGCGCGGGCTGCTGGGTCGTCGACGACGCCGGGTTGGTGGCGCTGATCGACGGGCTCCCGGCCCAACCGGTGCCGGTCGAGCGCGCGGACGACGACACCGCCGTCGTCCTCCACACCTCGGGTACGACGGGCAAGCCCAAGGGTGCCGAGCTGACCCACGGCGGCCTGGGCCGCAACGCCGACGTGTGCGTGCGGACGCTGCTGAACATCGGACCCGACGACGTGGTGATGGGCTGCCTGCCACTGTTCCACGTGTTCGGCCTGACCTGCGGCCTGAACTCCGCGGTGCTGGCAGGCGCGGCGCTCAGCCTGCTGCCCCGCTTCGATCCGGCCCGCACGCTGGAGCTGATCGAGCGCGACGGCGTCACCATCTTCGAGGGCGTGCCGACGATGTACTCGGCGCTCCTGTCCGCGGCCGGTGGGGCGTCGACGGACACGCTGCGGATCGCCGTGTCGGGCGGCGCCGCGATTCCGGTACAGGTGCTGCAGGACTTCGAGAAGACCTTCGACTGCCCGGTGCTGGAGGGCTACGGCCTGTCCGAGACGTCGCCTGTCGCGGCGTTCAACCACCCGGACCGCCCGCGCAAGCCCGGTTCGATCGGTACCCCGGTCGAGGGCGTCGAGATGCGCATCGTCGACAACGACGGCGCCGAGGTGCCGCAGGGTGAGCCCGGCGAAATCGAGATCCGCGGGCACAACGTCATGAAGGGCTACTGGAACCTGCCCGAGGCCACCGCCAAAGCGATCAACGCCGACGGCTGGTTCGCCACCGGCGACATCGCCCGCACCGACGAGGACGGCTACTACTACATCGTCGACCGCAAGAAGGCGCTCATCATCCGCGGCGGCTTCAACGTCTACCCCCGCGAGATCGAAGAGGTGCTCTACACCCACCCGGCCGTCGCCGAGGCGGCTGTCGTGGGCATCCCGCATGACTCGCTCGGCGAGGAGGTCGGCGCTGCCGTCAGCCTCAAGCCGGGCCTCGAGGTCGCCGCCGACGAACTCCGCGAGTTCGTCAAGAGCCAGGTGGCCGCTTACAAGTATCCGCGACGCATCTGGTTCCTCGACGACCTGCCCAAGGGCCCGACCGGGAAGCTGCTCCGTCGCGAAATCACCATCCCCACAACGGAAAGCGACAACTGA
- a CDS encoding CdaR family transcriptional regulator, whose amino-acid sequence MAGVDEHMRELSRIMLTRVEALGEQLADRIYSRIDGYRATPEARDNVRESCVANMTFVFHTLCGDGEADLSPAEATGRQRAVEGIPLAAVMTAYRIGFRFMWESSVAAAREAGIPTESILEASARIFLSQDEFTQAMTGAYREQLTSQIMDREEERSALVEAVLLGRITDHQSLWEAADLLGLPTTGPYVVAAAEIPAIGKLGLPEIASKLAARDIRSAWRLLPDLQVGVVHLRQDATYDVLVEVLRKIATARVGLSPAFTSLAETGEGLRLARLAVAGRPSRDGFVCAFDDAPLAFAAVSAPEVMNRIEESVLGGLRGLPSEERAVLSQTFQAWLDAGGSANEAAAAIFCHPNTIRHRLHRIEERTGRSLSRPRDVAELCLAFEISQRLPD is encoded by the coding sequence ATGGCCGGGGTCGACGAGCACATGCGGGAACTCAGCCGGATCATGCTGACGCGTGTGGAGGCGCTCGGCGAGCAACTGGCCGACCGCATCTACAGCCGCATCGACGGCTACCGCGCCACCCCCGAGGCGCGCGACAATGTGCGCGAAAGTTGCGTCGCCAACATGACTTTCGTGTTCCACACGCTCTGCGGCGACGGCGAGGCGGACCTGTCGCCGGCGGAGGCGACCGGCCGGCAGCGGGCTGTCGAGGGGATTCCGCTGGCCGCGGTGATGACCGCCTATCGCATCGGTTTCCGGTTCATGTGGGAGAGCAGTGTCGCCGCGGCGCGGGAGGCCGGTATCCCGACCGAGTCCATCCTGGAGGCCAGCGCGCGCATCTTCCTGAGCCAGGACGAGTTCACGCAGGCGATGACCGGCGCGTACCGGGAGCAGCTCACCAGCCAGATCATGGACCGCGAAGAGGAGCGGTCGGCTCTGGTCGAGGCGGTGCTGCTCGGCCGCATCACCGACCACCAGAGCCTGTGGGAGGCGGCCGATCTGCTGGGCCTGCCGACGACGGGCCCGTATGTGGTTGCGGCGGCCGAGATTCCGGCCATCGGCAAGCTGGGGCTACCCGAGATCGCGAGCAAGCTCGCGGCCCGCGATATCCGGTCGGCCTGGCGTCTGCTGCCCGATCTGCAGGTCGGTGTCGTGCACCTGCGGCAGGACGCGACGTACGACGTGCTGGTCGAGGTGCTGCGCAAGATCGCGACGGCGCGCGTCGGCCTCAGCCCGGCGTTCACGAGCCTGGCGGAGACCGGTGAGGGCCTGCGCCTGGCCCGGCTGGCGGTGGCCGGCCGGCCGAGCCGAGACGGCTTCGTCTGCGCCTTCGACGACGCGCCACTGGCGTTCGCCGCCGTCAGTGCGCCGGAGGTGATGAACCGTATCGAGGAATCGGTGCTCGGCGGGCTGCGTGGGCTGCCCTCCGAGGAGCGGGCCGTGTTGTCCCAGACCTTCCAGGCGTGGCTCGACGCCGGCGGCTCCGCCAATGAAGCCGCCGCCGCAATCTTCTGTCATCCCAACACCATTCGGCACCGGCTGCATCGCATCGAGGAGCGGACGGGACGGTCCCTGTCCCGTCCCCGCGACGTCGCCGAGCTGTGCCTGGCCTTCGAGATCAGTCAGCGCCTGCCTGACTAG
- a CDS encoding acyl-CoA dehydrogenase: MGHYKSNVRDQVFNLFEVFGVDKALGEGKFADLDADTAGEMLNEIARLAEGPIADSFADGDRNPPVFDPATHTVTLPEPFKKSMRALLDGGWDKVGLKEELGGMPMPRALQWALIEHVLGANPAAYMYAMGSGMCEIFYNNGTDEQKKWAILAAERGWGATMVLTEPDAGSDVGAGRTKAVQQADGTWHIDGVKRFITSADSDDLFENIMHLVLARPEGAGPGTKGLSLFFVPKFHFDPETGEPGERNGAFVTNVEHKMGLKVSATCELTLGQHGTPAVGWLVGEVHNGIAQMFDVIEQARMMVGTKAIATLSTGYLNALEYAKTRIQGADLTQMMDKTAPRVTIMHHPDVRRALLTQKSYAEGLRAVYLYTASFQDPEVAKAVHGVDAELAFKVNDLMLPIVKGVGSERAYEKLTESLQTFGGSGFLQDYPVEQYIRDAKIDSLYEGTTAIQAQDFFFRKIIRDKGQALAFVAGEIEQLIKNQDGNGRLKAERELLATALGDVQSMAASLTGYLMAAQEDPKSIYKVGLGSVRFLLAVGDLVIGWLLLKQAAVAIKALDEGATGDDRAFYEGKIASASFFAKNMLPLLTSVRSVIESVDNEAMELDEASF; encoded by the coding sequence GTGGGCCACTACAAGAGCAACGTCCGTGACCAGGTGTTCAACCTGTTCGAGGTCTTCGGCGTAGACAAGGCACTCGGCGAAGGCAAGTTCGCCGATCTGGATGCCGACACCGCCGGGGAAATGCTCAACGAGATCGCGCGCCTCGCTGAGGGCCCGATCGCCGATTCGTTCGCCGACGGCGACCGCAACCCGCCGGTCTTCGATCCCGCGACTCACACCGTCACGCTGCCCGAGCCCTTCAAGAAGTCGATGCGCGCACTGCTCGACGGTGGCTGGGACAAGGTCGGTCTGAAGGAAGAGCTCGGCGGCATGCCGATGCCCCGCGCACTGCAGTGGGCGCTCATCGAGCACGTGCTCGGCGCCAACCCGGCCGCCTACATGTACGCCATGGGCTCGGGCATGTGCGAAATCTTCTACAACAACGGCACTGACGAGCAGAAGAAGTGGGCCATCCTGGCTGCCGAGCGCGGCTGGGGCGCCACCATGGTGCTGACCGAGCCCGACGCCGGCTCTGACGTGGGCGCCGGCCGCACCAAGGCTGTCCAGCAGGCCGACGGCACCTGGCACATCGACGGTGTGAAGCGATTCATCACCTCGGCCGACTCGGACGACCTGTTCGAAAACATCATGCACCTGGTCCTGGCCCGCCCCGAGGGCGCCGGCCCGGGCACCAAGGGTCTGTCGCTGTTCTTCGTGCCGAAGTTCCACTTCGACCCCGAGACCGGTGAGCCCGGCGAGCGCAACGGCGCCTTCGTCACCAACGTCGAGCACAAGATGGGCCTGAAGGTTTCGGCCACCTGTGAGCTGACCCTCGGCCAGCACGGCACCCCCGCCGTCGGTTGGCTCGTCGGCGAGGTGCACAACGGCATCGCGCAGATGTTCGATGTCATCGAGCAGGCCCGCATGATGGTCGGCACCAAGGCCATCGCGACCCTGTCGACCGGCTACCTGAACGCTCTCGAGTACGCCAAGACCCGCATCCAGGGTGCTGACCTGACCCAGATGATGGACAAGACCGCTCCGCGCGTCACGATCATGCACCACCCGGACGTTCGTCGGGCGCTGCTGACCCAGAAGTCCTACGCCGAGGGCCTGCGCGCCGTGTACCTGTACACCGCGTCGTTCCAGGACCCCGAGGTCGCCAAGGCCGTCCACGGCGTCGACGCCGAGCTGGCCTTCAAGGTCAACGACCTGATGCTCCCGATCGTCAAGGGTGTCGGCTCCGAGCGCGCCTACGAGAAGCTGACCGAGTCGCTGCAGACCTTCGGTGGTTCCGGCTTCCTGCAGGACTACCCGGTTGAGCAGTACATCCGTGACGCGAAGATCGACTCGCTGTACGAAGGCACCACCGCCATCCAGGCGCAGGACTTCTTCTTCCGCAAGATCATCCGCGACAAGGGCCAGGCCCTGGCATTCGTCGCCGGCGAGATCGAGCAGCTGATCAAGAACCAGGACGGCAACGGCCGCCTGAAGGCCGAGCGCGAGCTGCTCGCCACCGCCCTGGGCGACGTCCAGAGCATGGCCGCCAGCCTGACCGGCTACCTGATGGCCGCTCAGGAAGACCCGAAGTCCATCTACAAGGTGGGCCTGGGCTCGGTGCGCTTCCTGCTGGCCGTCGGTGACCTGGTCATCGGCTGGCTGCTGCTGAAGCAGGCCGCGGTTGCCATCAAGGCACTCGACGAGGGCGCCACCGGCGACGACCGGGCGTTCTACGAGGGCAAGATCGCGTCGGCTTCGTTCTTCGCCAAGAACATGCTGCCGCTGCTGACCAGCGTCCGCTCGGTCATCGAGTCCGTCGACAACGAGGCCATGGAGCTGGACGAAGCGTCCTTCTGA